From a region of the Bradyrhizobium sp. KBS0727 genome:
- a CDS encoding ABC transporter permease — translation MSTVAPAVEPVGPARTSGLAAIFEHTRYVLGENRVTAFAFGLLVVILFAAIFGPYVVPYDPLASDTAAALKPPSAAHWFGTDQLGRDIFSRVIVATRLDTFIAVASVVLVFLMGGLAGIAAGYFGGWTDRIVGRIADTIMAFPLFVLAMGIVAALGNTVQNIIIATAIVNFPLYARVARAEANVRRNAGFVQAARLSGNGEFRILLVHILPNIMPIMIVQMSLTMGYAILNAAGLSFIGLGVRPPTAEWGIMVAEGAGFMVSGEWWIALFPGLALMIAVFCFNLLGDGLRDIVDPQRRT, via the coding sequence ATGAGCACCGTTGCGCCTGCTGTTGAACCCGTCGGTCCCGCGCGTACGTCGGGACTGGCTGCGATCTTCGAACACACCCGCTATGTGCTCGGCGAGAACCGCGTCACCGCCTTTGCCTTCGGGCTATTGGTCGTCATCCTGTTTGCGGCGATCTTCGGCCCCTACGTGGTGCCCTACGATCCGCTCGCCAGCGATACCGCGGCCGCGCTGAAGCCGCCGTCGGCGGCGCACTGGTTCGGCACCGATCAGTTGGGGCGCGATATCTTCAGCCGCGTCATCGTTGCGACCCGGCTCGATACCTTCATCGCGGTGGCGTCCGTGGTGCTGGTGTTCCTGATGGGGGGCCTCGCCGGCATCGCCGCCGGCTATTTCGGCGGCTGGACCGACCGCATCGTCGGTCGTATCGCCGACACCATCATGGCGTTTCCGCTGTTCGTGCTGGCGATGGGCATCGTGGCGGCGCTGGGCAACACCGTGCAGAACATCATCATCGCCACTGCGATCGTCAATTTCCCGCTCTATGCCCGCGTCGCCCGCGCCGAGGCCAATGTCCGGCGCAACGCCGGCTTCGTGCAGGCCGCGCGGCTGTCGGGCAATGGCGAGTTCCGGATCCTGCTGGTGCATATCCTGCCCAACATCATGCCGATCATGATCGTGCAGATGTCGCTGACCATGGGCTACGCGATTCTCAACGCCGCCGGCCTTTCCTTCATCGGCCTCGGCGTGCGGCCGCCGACCGCGGAATGGGGCATCATGGTCGCGGAAGGCGCCGGCTTCATGGTGTCGGGCGAATGGTGGATCGCGCTGTTCCCGGGCCTGGCGCTGATGATCGCGGTGTTCTGTTTCAACCTGCTCGGCGACGGTCTGCGCGACATCGTCGATCCGCAGCGGAGGACGTGA
- a CDS encoding ABC transporter ATP-binding protein, with the protein MTAQPLLDVSDLTVEFATRRGIVKAVQHVNITVAKGETLGIVGESGSGKSVTSYAVMRILDRAGRIAEGSVVFSGIDVKAATENQMRDLRGREISMIFQNPRAALNPIRKVGDQIEDVLRQHVQQSAVSDRGEKAIEALEQVKIARPRERYHAYPFELSGGMCQRVVIALALACNPQLLIADEPTTGLDVTTQKAVMDLIVELTKRRNMSTILITHDLGLAAAYCDRVIVMEKGRVVETAKSSDIFANPAHPYTKKLMRATPRLGVSLRDLLPEEEAAALPAMPAAAPVDSEAKPLLLVEKLVKEYPRQGATATLGKLFGRKPPVEAAVFRAVDGISFSVGHGESVGLVGESGCGKSTTSMMVMRLLDQTSGRILFDGDEIGGMLPNSFARTPLRKSIQMVFQDPTDSLNPRFTAARAIADPIMQLGDIRGSDALRARCEELAGLVGLPVNLLDRFPHQLSGGQKARVGIARAIALHPKLVILDEPTAALDVSVQAVVLNLLRDLKASMGMSYLFVSHDLNVVRLLCDRVIVMRSGRIVEQGSSEQVLGNPQDAYTRELLTAIPHPPLPVH; encoded by the coding sequence ATGACCGCGCAGCCGTTGCTCGACGTCAGCGATCTCACCGTCGAATTCGCGACCAGGCGCGGCATCGTGAAAGCCGTGCAGCACGTCAACATCACGGTCGCCAAGGGTGAAACGCTCGGCATCGTCGGCGAATCCGGTTCCGGAAAGTCTGTGACGTCCTACGCCGTCATGCGCATCCTCGATCGCGCCGGCAGGATTGCTGAAGGCTCGGTGGTGTTCTCCGGCATCGACGTCAAGGCCGCGACCGAAAACCAGATGCGAGATCTGCGCGGCCGCGAAATCTCGATGATCTTCCAGAACCCGCGCGCGGCGCTCAACCCGATCCGGAAAGTGGGCGATCAGATCGAGGATGTGCTGCGCCAGCACGTGCAGCAGTCCGCCGTGAGCGATCGCGGCGAGAAGGCGATCGAGGCGCTGGAGCAGGTCAAGATCGCGCGCCCGCGCGAGCGCTATCACGCCTATCCGTTCGAACTCTCCGGCGGCATGTGCCAGCGCGTCGTGATCGCGCTGGCGCTGGCCTGCAATCCGCAGCTCTTGATCGCGGACGAGCCGACCACCGGCCTCGACGTCACCACGCAGAAGGCGGTGATGGACCTGATCGTCGAACTCACCAAGCGGCGGAACATGTCGACCATCCTGATCACGCATGATCTTGGTCTCGCCGCCGCCTATTGCGACCGCGTCATCGTCATGGAGAAGGGCCGGGTGGTCGAGACCGCGAAATCATCCGACATCTTCGCCAACCCCGCGCATCCCTATACCAAGAAGCTGATGCGCGCGACGCCGCGGCTCGGTGTCTCCTTGCGCGATCTCTTGCCGGAGGAGGAGGCCGCCGCGCTGCCGGCCATGCCGGCCGCCGCGCCGGTTGACAGCGAAGCCAAGCCGCTCTTGCTGGTCGAAAAGCTGGTGAAGGAATATCCGCGCCAGGGCGCGACCGCCACGCTCGGCAAGCTGTTCGGCCGCAAGCCGCCGGTTGAGGCAGCGGTGTTCCGCGCGGTCGACGGCATCAGCTTTTCGGTAGGCCATGGCGAGAGTGTCGGCCTGGTCGGCGAATCCGGCTGCGGCAAATCGACGACGTCGATGATGGTGATGCGGCTGTTGGACCAGACTTCGGGCCGCATCCTGTTCGACGGCGACGAGATCGGCGGAATGCTTCCCAACAGCTTTGCGCGGACGCCGCTGCGCAAAAGCATTCAGATGGTGTTCCAGGATCCGACCGACAGCCTCAATCCGCGCTTTACCGCGGCCCGCGCCATTGCCGATCCGATCATGCAGCTCGGCGACATCAGGGGAAGCGACGCGCTGCGCGCGCGTTGCGAGGAACTTGCCGGCCTGGTCGGCCTGCCGGTCAACCTGCTGGATCGTTTTCCGCATCAATTATCCGGCGGCCAGAAGGCCCGCGTCGGCATCGCGCGCGCCATCGCGCTACATCCGAAGCTCGTGATCCTCGACGAACCGACGGCCGCGCTCGACGTCTCCGTGCAGGCCGTGGTGCTCAATCTGCTGCGGGACCTCAAGGCTTCGATGGGCATGAGCTATCTGTTCGTATCGCACGATTTGAATGTGGTACGTTTGTTGTGCGATCGCGTCATCGTGATGCGGTCGGGACGGATCGTCGAGCAAGGTTCGTCCGAACAGGTGCTGGGCAATCCCCAGGACGCCTACACCCGCGAACTGCTGACGGCGATCCCGCATCCACCGTTGCCGGTGCACTAG
- a CDS encoding DUF4089 domain-containing protein: MAADHLDVYIDAVSTALALPVEQAWRPAVRANLEISLRLARLVDEFVLPDETEPACVYTA; this comes from the coding sequence ATGGCTGCTGATCACCTGGACGTCTACATCGACGCCGTTTCAACGGCGCTGGCGCTGCCGGTCGAACAGGCCTGGCGGCCCGCCGTGCGTGCGAATCTTGAAATATCGCTGAGGCTGGCGCGGCTGGTCGATGAATTTGTGTTGCCCGATGAAACCGAGCCGGCCTGTGTCTATACAGCCTGA